GGCTATTCAAGCTTTGGTTGTCCAAGCGACCCGAAGGAATGAAGAACACAGGGCCACTCTATCTTAGCATCATAAATCGTCCTAAATCAGCAGATTTTTGGTACACCAAAGTTCGAATGGGACAAATCACCATCGGCAATTTAATAAAATCCATGGCCTCCTGTCTCAGGACGAATAAGAAGCTGACGAACCACAGCATGAAGAAAACATTGGTATCAAAACTGAAGAAGTCTGGTCAACCGCGCAATGTTATCTGTGAAATAACAGGCCATGCACGTGAATCTTCGTTAGACGACTACCATGAAATAGACGAGAATCACAGGAAAGAACTGTCTCACATTATCAGTGGATATAAAGAAGTGCCAAACGAAAATCAAGTAAGCGAAGTCTCCCGCCAAAATACTGCAAATGAAGCCTCAAATCAAGAGATTGCAGTGCAACATAAACGAACACCTCTGGTTCCTATTTATCACGTCCATCAACAAGGCCAAATGCATCAGGCCATGGGCTCCAATCCTGGTTTTCAGCCGGCTGAATTTTCAGGATTTCCACCACGTTTTCCGTTGCAGTCACAGTACCGCATGGAAGCCTTCAGTTGTGCTGCTCCCGTTCCATCGCAGAATTAGATAGGCTGCATCTTCAATTTCTTCTCTAGAGACAGCCAGAATTCTCCACCCCAACCACAGAAGAAACGAAGAGCTTACATCATTGAGTCAGACGACGAGGACTGAACTTTAACGCTTCACTATTTTTCTGAGTTATTGAGGACTTCTCGAATTTCTTGAATGaaagttgtctttcttttgataCGCTTGACTGAGTTTTTGACACATGACATCAAAGTCTTTCTGTTTTGCATACAAAATGAGATGTAAAAGCGTTTCCGGTTCcgctttttatttaaaaaccggctcagtactgcatcaataaaatattcgaattgaccaagtcctgtatttgggtgatttcaaaatggatgtaataaagtggtaattgaacctcgtgtcgtgcaattttggtctgaaatcatacttgtgatttcaaatcgaactcgcgctgggcgctcgttcgattttgaaatcacgcgtatgatttcagcccaaattgcactccactcagttcaattaccattattaacaatacagacaagagagcctattcccacatacaccctcctcaatcctgttcaCTTACTATGGACatgacatttcaaacatggtgtatgttttcctgactaattattttgtaatggtgcttacaaattgtggaaaatggttgcATTGACATATAATACGACTTGCCAGAtgatagtcaaatgaaaaatttttaaatattgataaaatttatttttgtgtttcatgttaataTGTTGCAATAACTCTACTTTCCAGTAAATACAACTATTTgtaaacatgagaaaataccataaaaaaaaactttgctttaaaactaaagagaaaacttgattgatgtttggaattgattgctgtgatgtaataaatgaaatccaggtattatttcaagttttccacaTATATCTTCATGATCGAATCCTAAGTCTCTCTTCGTCATCAAGTCTTAATCATGACATGTTAgctctagcttg
The sequence above is a segment of the Pocillopora verrucosa isolate sample1 chromosome 5, ASM3666991v2, whole genome shotgun sequence genome. Coding sequences within it:
- the LOC136281033 gene encoding uncharacterized protein, producing MFSTDGGKSDPVRLFKLWLSKRPEGMKNTGPLYLSIINRPKSADFWYTKVRMGQITIGNLIKSMASCLRTNKKLTNHSMKKTLVSKLKKSGQPRNVICEITGHARESSLDDYHEIDENHRKELSHIISGYKEVPNENQVSEVSRQNTANEASNQEIAVQHKRTPLVPIYHVHQQGQMHQAMGSNPGFQPAEFSGFPPRFPLQSQYRMEAFSCAAPVPSQN